One segment of Sphingomonas telluris DNA contains the following:
- the pnp gene encoding polyribonucleotide nucleotidyltransferase, whose product MFDIKTVETEIGGKTLKLETGRVARQADGAVLATLGETVVLCAVTAAKSVKPGQDFFPLTVHYQEKFSAAGRIPGGFFKRERGATEKETLTSRLIDRPIRPLFPEGFYNEVLVIAQVLSYDGENEPDILAMIAASAALTISGVPFLGPIGGARVGFVDGEYVLNPSQAQIAEGQLDLVMAGTPNAVMMVESEAKELSEEQMLGAVMFGHAASQKVCNLIIDLAEKAAKEPWELAQTEGKAEIKAKLKQLIGADIEAAYRTTSKSERSALLNAAREKAKEAFADADPQEQLVAAKAVKSLEADIVRTAILKEGRRIDGRDTKTVRPIESMVGFLPRTHGSALFTRGETQAIVTTTLGTKDAEQMIDGLEGLSYQRFMLHYNFPPYSVGEVGRFGAPGRREVGHGKLAWRALHPMLPSIEEFPYTIRVLSDITESNGSSSMATVCGGSLALMDAGVPLKRPVAGIAMGLILEGKDFAVISDILGDEDHLGDMDFKVAGTSEGVTSLQMDIKVAGITEEIMKTALAQAKDGRAHILGEMAKALDHTRTELSAHAPRIETMSIPKDKIREVIGTGGKVIREIVATTGAKVDIDDEGLIKISSSDLSQIEAARQWIHGIVAEPEVGTIYTGKVASLVDFGAFVTFMPGKDGLVHVSEIKNERVENVRDALSEGQEVKVKLLEVDQRGKVRLSMRLVDQETGEELPDTRPPREPREGGDRGPRGDRGDRGRPGRDRGGRDDRGPRRDRGDRGDRGPRGEGRGDRGPRRDREGGENEGNAPEFAPAFLTGGNDED is encoded by the coding sequence ATGTTCGATATCAAGACTGTAGAAACCGAGATCGGCGGCAAGACGCTGAAGCTCGAAACGGGCCGCGTGGCCCGCCAGGCCGACGGCGCGGTGCTCGCGACGCTCGGCGAAACCGTAGTGCTTTGCGCCGTTACCGCCGCAAAGTCGGTCAAGCCGGGCCAGGACTTCTTCCCGCTGACCGTCCACTACCAGGAAAAGTTCTCCGCTGCCGGCCGCATCCCGGGCGGCTTCTTCAAGCGTGAGCGCGGCGCGACCGAAAAGGAAACGCTGACCAGCCGCCTGATCGACCGTCCGATCCGCCCGCTGTTCCCCGAAGGCTTCTACAACGAAGTCCTCGTGATCGCGCAGGTCCTCTCCTACGACGGCGAGAACGAGCCCGACATCCTCGCGATGATCGCCGCTTCGGCTGCGCTGACCATTTCCGGCGTTCCGTTCCTCGGCCCGATCGGCGGCGCCCGCGTCGGCTTCGTCGATGGCGAGTACGTCCTCAACCCCAGCCAGGCGCAAATCGCCGAAGGCCAGCTCGACCTCGTCATGGCCGGCACCCCGAACGCCGTGATGATGGTGGAATCGGAAGCCAAGGAGCTTTCCGAAGAGCAGATGCTCGGCGCCGTCATGTTCGGCCACGCTGCCAGCCAGAAGGTCTGCAACCTCATCATCGACCTCGCCGAGAAGGCCGCGAAGGAGCCTTGGGAGCTCGCGCAGACCGAGGGCAAGGCCGAGATCAAGGCCAAGCTCAAGCAGCTCATCGGCGCCGACATCGAGGCAGCCTACCGCACGACGTCGAAGTCTGAGCGTTCGGCTCTGCTCAACGCCGCTCGCGAGAAGGCCAAGGAGGCCTTCGCCGACGCCGATCCGCAGGAGCAGCTCGTCGCCGCCAAGGCGGTGAAGAGCCTCGAGGCCGACATCGTTCGCACGGCCATCCTCAAGGAAGGCCGCCGCATCGACGGCCGCGACACCAAGACCGTCCGTCCGATCGAGTCCATGGTCGGCTTCCTCCCGCGCACGCACGGCTCGGCCCTGTTCACGCGCGGCGAGACGCAGGCGATCGTGACGACGACGCTCGGCACCAAGGACGCCGAACAGATGATCGACGGCCTGGAGGGCCTCTCCTACCAGCGCTTCATGCTGCACTATAACTTCCCGCCCTATTCGGTCGGTGAAGTGGGCCGCTTCGGCGCCCCGGGCCGTCGCGAAGTCGGCCACGGCAAGCTGGCATGGCGCGCCCTGCACCCGATGCTGCCGAGCATCGAGGAGTTCCCGTATACGATCCGCGTCCTCAGCGACATCACTGAGAGCAACGGCTCCTCGTCGATGGCGACGGTTTGCGGCGGTTCGCTCGCCCTCATGGACGCCGGCGTTCCGCTCAAGCGTCCGGTTGCCGGCATCGCGATGGGCCTTATCCTCGAAGGCAAGGACTTCGCGGTGATCAGCGACATCCTGGGTGACGAAGATCACCTGGGCGACATGGACTTCAAGGTCGCGGGAACGTCGGAAGGCGTCACCTCGCTGCAGATGGACATCAAGGTCGCCGGCATTACCGAGGAGATCATGAAGACCGCTCTCGCCCAAGCGAAGGACGGCCGTGCTCACATCCTCGGCGAGATGGCGAAGGCCCTCGATCACACGCGCACCGAGCTTTCGGCTCACGCGCCGCGCATTGAGACCATGTCCATTCCGAAGGACAAGATCCGCGAAGTCATCGGCACCGGCGGCAAGGTCATCCGCGAAATCGTCGCGACGACCGGCGCCAAGGTCGACATCGACGACGAGGGCCTGATCAAGATCAGCTCGTCGGACCTGTCGCAGATCGAGGCTGCCCGCCAGTGGATCCACGGCATCGTCGCGGAGCCGGAAGTCGGCACGATCTACACCGGCAAGGTTGCGAGCCTCGTCGACTTCGGGGCGTTCGTGACCTTCATGCCGGGCAAGGACGGTCTGGTGCACGTTTCGGAAATCAAAAACGAGCGTGTCGAGAACGTCCGCGACGCCCTGAGCGAAGGCCAGGAAGTGAAGGTCAAGCTGCTCGAGGTCGATCAGCGTGGAAAGGTTCGCCTGTCCATGCGTCTCGTCGACCAGGAGACTGGCGAAGAGCTTCCCGACACGCGTCCGCCGAGGGAGCCGCGTGAAGGCGGCGACCGTGGCCCGCGTGGCGACCGTGGTGATCGTGGCCGTCCTGGCCGCGACCGTGGTGGACGCGACGATCGCGGCCCGCGCCGTGACCGTGGCGACCGCGGCGACCGTGGACCCCGCGGCGAAGGCCGTGGCGACCGCGGCCCCCGCCGGGACCGCGAAGGCGGCGAGAACGAGGGCAATGCCCCCGAGTTCGCCCCGGCGTTCCTGACGGGCGGCAACGACGAAGACTAA
- the rpsO gene encoding 30S ribosomal protein S15 yields the protein MSITAERKTALIKEHARGSGDTGSPEVQVAILTERINNLTQHFKSHAKDNHSRRGLLMLVNQRRSLLDYLRGKDESRYTDLIAKLGLRK from the coding sequence ATGTCGATTACTGCTGAGCGCAAGACTGCGCTGATCAAGGAACATGCCCGCGGTTCGGGCGATACCGGTTCTCCCGAAGTGCAGGTCGCAATCCTCACGGAGCGCATCAACAACCTGACCCAGCACTTCAAGAGCCACGCCAAGGACAACCATTCGCGTCGCGGACTTCTGATGCTGGTCAACCAGCGCCGTTCGCTGCTGGATTACCTCCGCGGCAAGGACGAGAGCCGTTACACGGACCTCATCGCGAAGTTGGGCCTCCGCAAGTAA